The Lolium rigidum isolate FL_2022 unplaced genomic scaffold, APGP_CSIRO_Lrig_0.1 contig_8291_1, whole genome shotgun sequence genomic sequence TGTCACTGTCATCCTTAGTTTGCTCTGATGCCAGTTCACGCTGTGGTGCTGCAGTATTTCCTTTTGCAGTAACTGATTGCTGGTAGAGTACTCCACCAGCTAGAGTGAACAGAAGGCTAACCAAACCAAATGCGCTCGCATGCTTGTCCCAGATCGTCACATTGATCGCCACTGTGAGGAACTTGTTCACAACCCCAGTTACCGTGAATGCCGTGGCAGAGATTGCTTTCCTAGCCGCAAAGCCAAAGAAGCTGATGAGCAACCCGAACACGCATGACAATGCTACCGCAACAAAGGCGTCGAGCTGGAACCAACTCTCGCCCCGCGATTCAACAGCTGAGAAGACCGACTTGTGCTCTCCTGTCAGAAACCAAAAGATGGGGGAAATCATCAGCGAAAGAAGGTTGTTGTACAGCACATATCCCCATGTGTTTAGACCCAGACTCGACACAATGTGCTTGATGTACACCATCTCCGTTGTAATTGTCACCAGATAGGCAAGCGCCCATGAGTATGCTG encodes the following:
- the LOC124682303 gene encoding GDP-fucose transporter 1-like, producing the protein MAKQHYATSSLVIGYALCSSLLAIINKYAVTKFNYPGLLTTLQYFTSAAGVWGLGKLGFLCHDSFNLETAKKFAPAAVVFYLAIFTNTNLLVHANVDTFIVFRSLTPLLVAIADTFFRKQPCPSKLTFFSLVIILGGAVGYVITDSAFSLTAYSWALAYLVTITTEMVYIKHIVSSLGLNTWGYVLYNNLLSLMISPIFWFLTGEHKSVFSAVESRGESWFQLDAFVAVALSCVFGLLISFFGFAARKAISATAFTVTGVVNKFLTVAINVTIWDKHASAFGLVSLLFTLAGGVLYQQSVTAKGNTAAPQRELASEQTKDDSDSAEYDEERQKLVSSGERPSA